A region of Mugil cephalus isolate CIBA_MC_2020 chromosome 3, CIBA_Mcephalus_1.1, whole genome shotgun sequence DNA encodes the following proteins:
- the LOC125005183 gene encoding RNA-binding protein, mRNA-processing factor 2a isoform X3, whose product MRKKVYLFFLRTVPQLRALITSKRSSDTSPPSPARLHLGAPSLLKFKRHQDFHGSSRRTLGKYHSTRKNLIFCAAAEVTANMSLKTDAEPNNNVSIEEEVRTLFVSGLPVDIKPRELYLLFRPFKGYEGSLIKLTSKQPVGFVTFDSRSGAEAAKNALNGIRFDPESPQTLRLEFAKANTKMAKSKLMATPNPTNIHPALGAHFIARDPYDLTGAALIPASPDAWTPYPLYTTELTPGLPHAAFTYPAAAAAAAALHAQVRDQPASGNHTFVHLK is encoded by the exons atgagaaaaaaagtttacttGTTCTTCCTCCGCACAGTCCCGCAGCTGAGGGCATTGAT TACTTCTAAACGATCCTCGGATACCTCGCCGCCCTCGCCTGCACGACTTCACCTCGGCGCACCTTCTCTCCTCAAGTTCAAACGCCACCAGGACTTTCACGGCAGCTCCAGACGCACTTTGGGGAAATATCACTCGACCAGGAAAAACTTGATATTTTGCGCAGCAGCCGAAGTGACCGCCAACATGAGTCTCAAAACCGACGCGGAGCCGAATAACAACGTTTCCATCGAAGAGGAG GTACGAACACTGTTTGTCAGTGGCTTACCAGTCGATATCAAGCCACGTGAACTTTACCTTCTCTTCAGACCTTTTAAG GGTTATGAAGGGTCACTGATTAAGTTAACTTCAAAACAG CCTGTCGGGTTTGTAACCTTTGACAGTCGGTCTGGAGCTGAAGCGGCAAAAAATGCACTAAAT GGTATCCGTTTTGACCCCGAAAGCCCCCAGACCCTGCGCTTAGAGTTTGCTAAAGCCAACACGAAGATGGCAAAGAGTAAGCTGATGGCCACACCGAACCCCACAAATATCCACCCTGCTCTAGGAGCACACTTCATTGCACGGGACCCAT ATGATCTGACAGGGGCAGCACTGATCCCAGCATCACCAGATGCCTGGACTCCTTATCCTCTGTACACCACAGAGCTAACCCCAGGCCTCCCCCACGCAGCCTTCACTTATCCGGcggccgctgccgctgctgcagcCCTCCACGCCCAGGTGAGGGACCAACCg gcCTCTGGAAACCACACCTTTGTCCACCTGAAGTGA
- the LOC125005183 gene encoding RNA-binding protein, mRNA-processing factor 2a isoform X4 gives MRKKVYLFFLRTVPQLRALITSKRSSDTSPPSPARLHLGAPSLLKFKRHQDFHGSSRRTLGKYHSTRKNLIFCAAAEVTANMSLKTDAEPNNNVSIEEEVRTLFVSGLPVDIKPRELYLLFRPFKGYEGSLIKLTSKQPVGFVTFDSRSGAEAAKNALNGIRFDPESPQTLRLEFAKANTKMAKSKLMATPNPTNIHPALGAHFIARDPYDLTGAALIPASPDAWTPYPLYTTELTPGLPHAAFTYPAAAAAAAALHAQASGNHTFVHLK, from the exons atgagaaaaaaagtttacttGTTCTTCCTCCGCACAGTCCCGCAGCTGAGGGCATTGAT TACTTCTAAACGATCCTCGGATACCTCGCCGCCCTCGCCTGCACGACTTCACCTCGGCGCACCTTCTCTCCTCAAGTTCAAACGCCACCAGGACTTTCACGGCAGCTCCAGACGCACTTTGGGGAAATATCACTCGACCAGGAAAAACTTGATATTTTGCGCAGCAGCCGAAGTGACCGCCAACATGAGTCTCAAAACCGACGCGGAGCCGAATAACAACGTTTCCATCGAAGAGGAG GTACGAACACTGTTTGTCAGTGGCTTACCAGTCGATATCAAGCCACGTGAACTTTACCTTCTCTTCAGACCTTTTAAG GGTTATGAAGGGTCACTGATTAAGTTAACTTCAAAACAG CCTGTCGGGTTTGTAACCTTTGACAGTCGGTCTGGAGCTGAAGCGGCAAAAAATGCACTAAAT GGTATCCGTTTTGACCCCGAAAGCCCCCAGACCCTGCGCTTAGAGTTTGCTAAAGCCAACACGAAGATGGCAAAGAGTAAGCTGATGGCCACACCGAACCCCACAAATATCCACCCTGCTCTAGGAGCACACTTCATTGCACGGGACCCAT ATGATCTGACAGGGGCAGCACTGATCCCAGCATCACCAGATGCCTGGACTCCTTATCCTCTGTACACCACAGAGCTAACCCCAGGCCTCCCCCACGCAGCCTTCACTTATCCGGcggccgctgccgctgctgcagcCCTCCACGCCCAG gcCTCTGGAAACCACACCTTTGTCCACCTGAAGTGA
- the LOC125005183 gene encoding RNA-binding protein, mRNA-processing factor 2a isoform X1 — translation MRKKVYLFFLRTVPQLRALITSKRSSDTSPPSPARLHLGAPSLLKFKRHQDFHGSSRRTLGKYHSTRKNLIFCAAAEVTANMSLKTDAEPNNNVSIEEEVRTLFVSGLPVDIKPRELYLLFRPFKGYEGSLIKLTSKQPVGFVTFDSRSGAEAAKNALNGIRFDPESPQTLRLEFAKANTKMAKSKLMATPNPTNIHPALGAHFIARDPYDLTGAALIPASPDAWTPYPLYTTELTPGLPHAAFTYPAAAAAAAALHAQVRDQPMRWYPTPSETSQPGWKSRQFC, via the exons atgagaaaaaaagtttacttGTTCTTCCTCCGCACAGTCCCGCAGCTGAGGGCATTGAT TACTTCTAAACGATCCTCGGATACCTCGCCGCCCTCGCCTGCACGACTTCACCTCGGCGCACCTTCTCTCCTCAAGTTCAAACGCCACCAGGACTTTCACGGCAGCTCCAGACGCACTTTGGGGAAATATCACTCGACCAGGAAAAACTTGATATTTTGCGCAGCAGCCGAAGTGACCGCCAACATGAGTCTCAAAACCGACGCGGAGCCGAATAACAACGTTTCCATCGAAGAGGAG GTACGAACACTGTTTGTCAGTGGCTTACCAGTCGATATCAAGCCACGTGAACTTTACCTTCTCTTCAGACCTTTTAAG GGTTATGAAGGGTCACTGATTAAGTTAACTTCAAAACAG CCTGTCGGGTTTGTAACCTTTGACAGTCGGTCTGGAGCTGAAGCGGCAAAAAATGCACTAAAT GGTATCCGTTTTGACCCCGAAAGCCCCCAGACCCTGCGCTTAGAGTTTGCTAAAGCCAACACGAAGATGGCAAAGAGTAAGCTGATGGCCACACCGAACCCCACAAATATCCACCCTGCTCTAGGAGCACACTTCATTGCACGGGACCCAT ATGATCTGACAGGGGCAGCACTGATCCCAGCATCACCAGATGCCTGGACTCCTTATCCTCTGTACACCACAGAGCTAACCCCAGGCCTCCCCCACGCAGCCTTCACTTATCCGGcggccgctgccgctgctgcagcCCTCCACGCCCAGGTGAGGGACCAACCg ATGCGCTGGTACCCTACTCCCTCTGAGACTTCCCAGCCTGGATGGAAGTCCCGGCAGTTTTGTTAG
- the LOC125005183 gene encoding RNA-binding protein, mRNA-processing factor 2a isoform X2 translates to MRKKVYLFFLRTVPQLRALITSKRSSDTSPPSPARLHLGAPSLLKFKRHQDFHGSSRRTLGKYHSTRKNLIFCAAAEVTANMSLKTDAEPNNNVSIEEEVRTLFVSGLPVDIKPRELYLLFRPFKGYEGSLIKLTSKQPVGFVTFDSRSGAEAAKNALNGIRFDPESPQTLRLEFAKANTKMAKSKLMATPNPTNIHPALGAHFIARDPYDLTGAALIPASPDAWTPYPLYTTELTPGLPHAAFTYPAAAAAAAALHAQMRWYPTPSETSQPGWKSRQFC, encoded by the exons atgagaaaaaaagtttacttGTTCTTCCTCCGCACAGTCCCGCAGCTGAGGGCATTGAT TACTTCTAAACGATCCTCGGATACCTCGCCGCCCTCGCCTGCACGACTTCACCTCGGCGCACCTTCTCTCCTCAAGTTCAAACGCCACCAGGACTTTCACGGCAGCTCCAGACGCACTTTGGGGAAATATCACTCGACCAGGAAAAACTTGATATTTTGCGCAGCAGCCGAAGTGACCGCCAACATGAGTCTCAAAACCGACGCGGAGCCGAATAACAACGTTTCCATCGAAGAGGAG GTACGAACACTGTTTGTCAGTGGCTTACCAGTCGATATCAAGCCACGTGAACTTTACCTTCTCTTCAGACCTTTTAAG GGTTATGAAGGGTCACTGATTAAGTTAACTTCAAAACAG CCTGTCGGGTTTGTAACCTTTGACAGTCGGTCTGGAGCTGAAGCGGCAAAAAATGCACTAAAT GGTATCCGTTTTGACCCCGAAAGCCCCCAGACCCTGCGCTTAGAGTTTGCTAAAGCCAACACGAAGATGGCAAAGAGTAAGCTGATGGCCACACCGAACCCCACAAATATCCACCCTGCTCTAGGAGCACACTTCATTGCACGGGACCCAT ATGATCTGACAGGGGCAGCACTGATCCCAGCATCACCAGATGCCTGGACTCCTTATCCTCTGTACACCACAGAGCTAACCCCAGGCCTCCCCCACGCAGCCTTCACTTATCCGGcggccgctgccgctgctgcagcCCTCCACGCCCAG ATGCGCTGGTACCCTACTCCCTCTGAGACTTCCCAGCCTGGATGGAAGTCCCGGCAGTTTTGTTAG
- the LOC125005183 gene encoding RNA-binding protein, mRNA-processing factor 2a isoform X5 — protein MRKKVYLFFLRTVPQLRALITSKRSSDTSPPSPARLHLGAPSLLKFKRHQDFHGSSRRTLGKYHSTRKNLIFCAAAEVTANMSLKTDAEPNNNVSIEEEVRTLFVSGLPVDIKPRELYLLFRPFKGYEGSLIKLTSKQPVGFVTFDSRSGAEAAKNALNGIRFDPESPQTLRLEFAKANTKMAKSKLMATPNPTNIHPALGAHFIARDPYDLTGAALIPASPDAWTPYPLYTTELTPGLPHAAFTYPAAAAAAAALHAQGFTFYRATH, from the exons atgagaaaaaaagtttacttGTTCTTCCTCCGCACAGTCCCGCAGCTGAGGGCATTGAT TACTTCTAAACGATCCTCGGATACCTCGCCGCCCTCGCCTGCACGACTTCACCTCGGCGCACCTTCTCTCCTCAAGTTCAAACGCCACCAGGACTTTCACGGCAGCTCCAGACGCACTTTGGGGAAATATCACTCGACCAGGAAAAACTTGATATTTTGCGCAGCAGCCGAAGTGACCGCCAACATGAGTCTCAAAACCGACGCGGAGCCGAATAACAACGTTTCCATCGAAGAGGAG GTACGAACACTGTTTGTCAGTGGCTTACCAGTCGATATCAAGCCACGTGAACTTTACCTTCTCTTCAGACCTTTTAAG GGTTATGAAGGGTCACTGATTAAGTTAACTTCAAAACAG CCTGTCGGGTTTGTAACCTTTGACAGTCGGTCTGGAGCTGAAGCGGCAAAAAATGCACTAAAT GGTATCCGTTTTGACCCCGAAAGCCCCCAGACCCTGCGCTTAGAGTTTGCTAAAGCCAACACGAAGATGGCAAAGAGTAAGCTGATGGCCACACCGAACCCCACAAATATCCACCCTGCTCTAGGAGCACACTTCATTGCACGGGACCCAT ATGATCTGACAGGGGCAGCACTGATCCCAGCATCACCAGATGCCTGGACTCCTTATCCTCTGTACACCACAGAGCTAACCCCAGGCCTCCCCCACGCAGCCTTCACTTATCCGGcggccgctgccgctgctgcagcCCTCCACGCCCAG GGCTTTACCTTTTACAGAGCAACACACTGA